The following are encoded in a window of Salmo trutta chromosome 27, fSalTru1.1, whole genome shotgun sequence genomic DNA:
- the tchp gene encoding trichoplein keratin filament-binding protein — translation MALPTLSAHWPSRVRSLERQMVRQCRQREQEACWRQQWEMNSKYYRQQNVVSSKQAHWSSRQSYQESMSAYQKERLKEEKVVSLEQRRERLRILLQKERDQLEAELRDVVPDRSTLTRQLVDKTEDLRSGREERRKKLAEELLKEHWKRNNPELRKVESTLHKDHVVSQWQTQTLVKKQHDEAAQEEKRRFENEYETSRREALERMKQAEERRRGEDRERAKELRKQMEELKLREEEARCLKKEQEALLSQRWEVEKLEEERRKVEECHKKSEMGRFLTRQYRTQLKRRAQQVQEELEADRKILAVLLEGEQEDQRLESVRRERAVADAAWMKHVIEEQLQLEREREAEFDVLYREEAQRVWEKREAEWEKERRARERLMQEVLAGRQLQLDVKMQENRQAQEESLRRREELIEELELERQTRRQEREEDEGHRTARMQEINAQVEQRRREQWEEQRRREQMEEVEREALRLQEEELRLETHRMAQQGYQDKIRSRPRSAWT, via the exons ATGGCTCTACCAACCCTCTCTGCCCACTGGCCGAGTCGAGTTCGTTCTCTGGAAAGACAGATGGTGCGGCAATGCCGGCAGCGGGAACAGGAGGCATGTTGGCGGCAGCAATGGGAGATGAACTCGAAGTACTACAGACAACAGAACGTTGTAAGCAGTAAGCAGGCACACTGGAGTTCTCGTCAATCATACCAGGAGAG TATGTCAGCATACCAaaaagagagactgaaagaggAGAAGGTGGTGAGTCTGGAGCAGCGCAGGGAGCGTCTCAGGATCCTGCTCCAGAAGGAGCGGGACCAGCTTGAGGCTGAGTTACGGGATGTTGTCCCTGACAGGAGCACACTGACTAGGCAACTGGTGGACAAGACCGAAGACCTCCGCTCAGGCCGAGAGGAACGAAGGAAGAAG CTAGCAGAAGAGCTGTTGAAGGAGCACTGGAAGAGAAACAACCCTGAGTTGCGGAAG GTCGAGTCAACCTTACATAAAGATCATGTGGTGAGCCAATGGCAGACACAGACCTTGGTGAAAAAACAG CACGATGAGGCAGCCCAGGAGGAGAAGAGGCGCTTTGAGAACGAATATGAGACGAGTCGACGGGAGGCACTGGAGAGGATGAAGCaggcagaggagagaagaagaggagaggacagggagagagccaAGGAGCTCCGCAAACAGATGGAAGAGCTCAAGCTCCGGGAGGAAGAG GCCAGGTGTCTGAAGAAGGAGCAGGAGGCCCTGCTGTCCCAGCGCTGGGAGGTGGAgaagctggaggaggagagaaggaaggtggaggagtgccaCAAGAAATCTGAAATGGG GCGATTCTTGACCCGCCAGTACCGCACCCAACTGAAGAGGAGAGCCCAGCAGGTGCAGGAGGAGCTG GAGGCGGACCGCAAGATTCTGGCAGTCCTGCTGGAGGGGGAGCAGGAGGACCAGCGTCTGGAAAGTGTGCGGCGGGAGAGGGCAGTGGCGGATGCTGCCTGGATGAAGCACGTCATTGAGGAGCAGCTCcagctggagagggagagggaggcagagttTGACGTCCTGTACCG GGAGGAGGCCCAGCGTGTTTGGGAGAAGCGGGAGGCGgagtgggagaaggagaggagagccaGGGAGAGGCTTATGCAGGAG GTTCTGGCAGGCAGACAGCTGCAGCTGGATGTCAAGATGCAGGAGAACCGTCAGGCTCAGGAGGAGTCTCTGAGGAGGCGCGAGGAGCTGATCGAAGAGCTAGAGCTGGAGCGGCAGACCAGACGccaagagagggaggaggacgagGGTCACAGGACGGCTCGGATGCAGGAGATCAATGCACAG GTGGAGCAGCGGCGTCGGGAGCAGTGGGAAGAGCAGCGACGGAGGGAGCAgatggaggaggtagagagggaggccCTGAGGCTGCAGGAGGAGGAGCTGAGGCTGGAGACTCATAGAATGGCCCAGCAGGGCTACCAGGACAAG